The DNA region AATGTTAGAGGGGAAAAGGGAAGGTCTCTTAAGTTCTCACAGTATACACAGAGCCGAAATTATAACAGGGAATTAGATGAAAAAACTATTCTTGTATTTAATTTACTTGCAAATAACAGTATCGAACAATACAGCCCTGCCTAATCTAAACTATGGCATAGTATATGCAGGAAAATTTATTTCGACCCGGATGAAATATTGAAGAACATACAGTACTAGCGGCTGATGTATTGTTTCGGATGTACGTGTATACgtttatgtatgtatgtatatatgactTTAATAAAAGGGTAGGTTAGTTTTGACAACAAGCCATGGGACTGTACAATTATAAATCAAGGGACCATAAGGGACAGAGAAGGAGGGTTCCATTGCTCGTTTTGGGAACAAGGTTGTGAGGAAATGCAAACAAAATGAGTGATCACAGATGAACAGTGGATGAAGGGGACATGTCACCTCGCTCTCTCTCCAACTTTACTTTATGTCCTCTGACCTTTCATTCTGTTGAGGAAGTAAATGATAGGGTGATGATGAAATtatcattctctctctctctctctctctctctctctccctttatctctctccctctctctttctctctgtccctctctgtctctctctctgtctgtgTGTGCATggattttgaattgaattCCTACACACTGACTGCCTCTCTGAAGGGAGACATCAGCATGACAACTCCaccttttccttcttcttctatttcctcacattttattttgttctcCCATCCTGCTCTTTGTCCCTCTCCTATCTCCAAACTCCTCCAAGTAGATCGGCAACATTTGACATGGTATCAAGAAGATAACCTACTAACCAAATGAGATAACGATAGAGCCAAGCTGCGAGAATTTGACACCAACCAGTGCACAACTGCACAAGACACAGTGCTTCGATTGCTTGACAATGATATCATATATGGAATTAGCAATTAGTCTGGAGAAGGTCGGACTTATGGTGTTCCATGTAAATACATGTTTGCGAGAATGAATATTGTTTACTCATTCAACCAGCTCGTGCATGATAGATGTGGAACTAATTAGGATTTTAAATAGGAGTATAGTTCATTAGTGAGGACCCAGTACATGTATGCTGCTTTTGTCTGAATCACCCGTTTTAACATCATAACGGAGTGGGTAATACTTGTTTGGTCATTCTGCTCGCTTACATGTGAGAACTGGAAACCAGACAGTAAACATAACACCGTGTTCCCGTTTGATACAGGAGGGCTTTCGGGATGAGTGGACAGTGTTTAAAGACAACCTGGCAGTGTCAATGAATGGAATTATTAACAGTTTGCGCCTTTGCCGAGTCCAGTGCCGGTTCTGGTCATGTTTTTATTTCCCTATCCAACTCACCCTATTAATACTCTCGCTATTCTCTCTCAACTTCCCTGGCTAGAGAAACAACACCCAAACACCaaacagaaagagagagagaagaattAGAACGGAAGAAGAAATCTGAAGTTGATTGAGTTGAAGATGTCCCCAGCAGCTTCAGCAAGGTGGTGCCCGACCCCGGAGCAGCTGATGATATTGGAGGAGATGTACAGGACTGGCGTACGAACTCCCAGTGCATCGCAGATACAACAGATCACAGCGCACCTCTCTCTGTATGGGAAGATTGAGGGAAAGAATGTGTTCTACTGGTTCCAGAACCACAAGGCTAGGGACAGGCAGAAGCTGAGGAGGAAGCTCACGAAGCAGCTTcaacaacagcagcagcaacagcaacaGCAGCAACAGCTTTTTCAACAGCACCTCAGCCCCGGTTGCAGCTTTTGCCCCATCTACCTCGATCACCATCAGTGCCCTGCTTCTGCTTCTGCTTTCCGACAGCTCAGCTGTTATAACCTacctccttctcctcctctggCTTCCTTGAGCTATCCTCCTCAGGTGACTTATGCCTCATTTGGTACTAATTATGCATGAATACGAAGTGGAACTCGAGCCGCCATATTTCCTATGAAGATCTCAATATTGTATTTGATAAGATGTTTTCCCGAATAGAATGAAAATGCTACTATAGTCAGGTTCGGTAAGATGGAAAGGAACTGAATTGCCATATGAAACGGCCAAAATTTGTTCAAGGCAATTatgttttgatatttttctGTTCTTTGTACAGATGATGCAGCATGAGGGACCATGTTAAACCTCGcagtaaaacattttggaggATGAACAACTTTTGAAGTAAAACACAGTTGCATATATCATATTTCTCAAGTTCCATTTAACAGTTGAATATCATGTCATGCGACTTAACTGCTCCTTAAATATGAATCACATGACATACGACTTGAGTGACCCAATATGGATTGATTAGCTTAGGAAACCCTAAGGCATTTCATGTGTTCATTCCTTGATTTGTAGGGAGGGAACATTGGTGGAGCAGAATCAAGGTCGACTATGGAGTATAACAGCTGGAGGAGAGAAATCATCGGAAATGATCATCAGAAGGCGGATATGGAGAAGAGCGTGATGAAAATGTACAGTGGGGGTTGGATGATGGTTGTGGACGTGGATTCATCGGATCGTTGTCCCGCTAGACCCCTCCAAACCCTCCAACTCTTCCCCACCACTTCCACCAATCTCAGAGAAGACCGTGAAAATGCTACTGTCCAGCCGGTTTAACAATAGGAACCAACCAAGCCTAATAATTATGCCAACTGCATTATTAGCTCAATAAGATTTTAATGGCGAGAGCAAGTTTCTCACTGCTGGGTTTTAATCTCCCATGGACTTTGGTGTGACCAAGTGTTAACTCTAACCCGACTTGTCCCTCCGCCTCTAGAATTGTACTAGGTTAGTTATTCCTAGAGGTCTGTCCAATCAATTTGTTTTTTCTCACTTTCACCCTTACCTTTTTGCTTAGTTCTGTTGTGTTTTAAGGTCTCTTGGAATGAGAAACATCACAACTGTATAATGAGTAGTTATGACTTATGAGCACTTGcagcttttcttctttcttcttgattctctcaattattccaAACTAAAGCTGCCTTAATTTTCTTGAAGGAACATTTTTTCTAGGAATTCTTAATTTCACGCTGTTGTATAGAAAGGAAATCGGGCAGCCTCAAGAATCGTGTCCGGGAAATCCCAACCTTGcacaaagaagacaacatatGAAGATGTCAAGAAAATGATGAGAGGCTAATTAAGAATCAAAATATTGCTTCTGTTtatgttaaaaatttaaaagaaaaatataatgttGTTTCATTTTTCTGTCTATATAATGTGCAAAATTTTCGAACATTGTCTCCTTCCACGTCTGTGTTAAAAATTACTCTGCCATGTATCTGAACTGCCAAAGCAACAATGGATTATAATCTAAAATTTTTCCTTGTGGAAATGGAAGCGAGTCGATGACTCCATGCTAAATTCTTGACATAAATTCCTTAGTGTCTTTGTTAGGGTCGCACTTCCACAATAGAAAACGCCTGCAAGAACATCACCAATATGTTGAATAATTAGATGAGAATCGGATTTTGCGGAAGACAATTTAATGGTTCTTAGCATTTTATCTATTTCCTCAACTAACCTACCTATTCGAGAGGACTTATGTGCAGCTGCCAGTTGAGAGAACACCTTCCCCCAGTTAGGCCTCGCAAAATGTGTTTTTATCTGCAGAGGAAGTGTCAGGCATGTTCCCGAACAAACCAATTGGAAAATAGTTCTCTATTTAAATGGACATATACCTTGCTTTGTGAGACGATGTCGACTCCATTCTTTGCATGCTGAAGTTTCTGTACCATTGCAATGAGTGCAGACCGAGCATCCCCTTCTTCGTATACACAAGTTAAGTAATTGTGCATCTCTATTATATTCTGCAACAAAGTAAACAGAAAGATAAGATAATTCGAAAGAATTGATGACAGGTGATTGTCCAGAGATAAAAGTTTGAACTAACATGTTGATCGCTTTCCGCAATATCATCCATGACACCCTTAAACCACTCGAACGAGCCCTGTTCCCTAGTTACCCAATAAAAATATGCCCTTTCAGGACTTTTCCAGGCTTCCGGAGCATCCTCATCTTTTGTCTTCTGCAATAAATTTTCAAGCGAGTAGGTCAATGTTTTGTCATCTCGGGTAAATTTATGTCTGACTGACTCTCCAACCCACATTATTAAGGTTCTTCTGCTTGACATGGTTTAGAATGTCTTTTATTATGCTAATGAATGGAGTCGCTCCGATTCCTAGGCCGATAAGAAGAAGTATGTCGTATTTCTTGTAGTCTTGAGCCGGGGCTCCATAGGGTCCTTTGATTAGGATCCGAGGAAAATTTCTGCAATAATTGACGACTTATCGGAGTCGGTAAAAAACAATCATGAGTGAATTAAAGCCAAAGAAGAATCACTATTTGGGGGGAAATTCTGTTCCATAACCTTGCTTCTGCTTCATGGAAGTCAACTGCTACTTTGGTCGCCACTTTCATTAGGCCTTGCACTCTCGGTTTTGTACTTGGATCCTCACAAACCTGCAAATGTTTCTCCTTATCCTCTTAGATTCGAATATCAGGACATTTCGAAAGTTTTGGAGATTCCTTTGAAGTTAATGACAAGCATAGTTTATGCCAAATACGTACCTTCTTGAATCTGTTCTTGAGCTCACTAGTCCAATCTCCCAGAGCTCGTATATGCACACTTAGGCAATCATCGTCTGGTGCCGAAGTGATAGAAAAAGGATGCCTGTGAAAAACCCGGAAACCATCTGTGAGAAATTTGTTTTAGGTGATAATTCAACCGATGACCTTTCATAGCACGATTTAGTGTGATACCATTCGAAATTGGAGATGGTAGGGCATTTCACAAGCAGGTACATTCCGCTCAGGTACTCGAACCCCAGAGGCTTGCTCATGGACAGAGACAGAACGTTCCCAGTATACACAGTTGCCTGCAATTATTGTTGTCCAAAATTATACAAAGGAAAAACTCGAGGAatcgtaaatatatatatatatagagagagagagagagagaatgaacaCCGGACATAAGAGATGAGATTGACTTCTGACCTTGATAATGCTGACTCGATGCGTGACTTCATCAGTGATTAGAGTTCTTTCAAAAGTGTAAAGCAAGACAGGGCCTCCAATGTACATCCATGTCTGCAGaacaaagcagtaaaatgcacATTATCAGAATACTGGCATAGCCATAGCCCGATGCATCCGTGATGCAACAACATGACTACAATACAGGGCATCATGTCAAGCAGCTTTTCACAGGATTGTCAATTGATTATATGGAATTTTCGAGCAACAATGATGGGTTATCCATAGCAATACGCCCTAACGGAGGCCATACTTCAAGAGGACGGGTAGAGAAATTGTATTTCATGTACCGTTTTTGTGTACCAGGGCCGCTCAAAGACGAGGAAGAGTCCATGGATGACGTAGAACACGTACACGAAGACAAGTAGGTGGTGAGCATACCAAAATGCGTTGAAACCGGCAAGGTGGTGGAACTGCCCGGGCAGCTTGATCACATTCCGCCTAAACCAGTGCGTTGCGAGCATGAACGAAAAGGCCATAATTACACTCATGATGATGCCGCTCACGGTCGACATGTTGTCTACCAAATCCCAATAACTGGGCTGGTGGCCATGGAAGGCCGAACCAAATATCTCCATGAACAAAGACCTGGGGCAGGAAGTAATCCTAGGGAAGTTGCATCCAAAGTGCATCACGACATGGATGAAGGATGCCATTGCAATTGCAGAGGCTATGAGCTTGTGGAAGTTGATATTGTCATCGAAAGGGATGAATGTCGAAAGGAAGGTTGACCTGAGCTTTGTCAAAGTTCTTCTGCACACTGGGAGGAGGATGAGGGCCATGTTGAGATTTAGGGTCTCGGCGGAACCCTTGGCAAAGCAGATGCAGTAACCGGTGACCTTAAACTTGTCGGTTTTCTTATACATATTGAACTTCCAGAAGAAGAGGAATAAGTTTATATACACCCAAACAGCAACGACCCAGATTCTTTTCCAGTTATCATTGATCATCTCGATTTTAAGCATAAAGAATCGGCGGAGTGGGTGCCGATAATTTTCTGGTATCATCGTCTTCGTGAGGTTCTGAGTTTGTTGTCTGAGCTTGTGTCTCTCTTCTTGGCTGACCATTTGCCTTAGCAGTGTCTCTAACTGCCACATCTGCAAAACACATAAACTTGgagaatttagactcgaaagCAATGCCCAACACAAATCAATCAGAGGATTGCCTGAACTTGATTTTACCTCGATGTATCCTTTCTGGTCTGGGTCGAGTTCTTCCATGATCAAGGACGCATAGTCGGCAGCCTGCTGCTTGAGATTTGCTAACCTATTCGACGCCGCGCTCAGCACTATCACCTTTCAAAAAATCTCACTTTAATTGATGAAACAAATTGAGAAATTTCAACAGTAATCAAATGGCTGTTTTTTTCTCACCTCTGTAACCTCGTCCTCTGTCAACCTCCCATCTCCATTCTTATCGCACCTGAAACCCaataaaaatttcacaatGTCTCCTTTAAATATCAAATGGAGCAACAAATGTAGGAAATCACATGGATGGCTTCTTGTTTACATGTCGAAGAATATTTGAAGTCGCGAGTCGAGGTCTCGCTTCATCATGTCTTCCCAGAAGATCCTGAGTTCCAGCTTCGTGATTCCATCCCCGGCACTCACTTTTCTACGTCTGGCCAACGTGTCAAACAACTCTCCCGCAAATTCCTTCGAATCTCCCATCCCTAGTCGCCAAGCACATTGACATTGTGATTTCTTTCCAGGCAAAAAGTGACAGAAATTCCAAATAACGGTAACTGATTACCAATACACGCTCCGAATTTGTCCCTGGGGAGCTTCCCATTCCCGGCTAGCTGATTGTATCGCATCTCGATGGTCCTCCACGCTTCGTCCTCCTTCCCTGTCCTCGCCCTGTCAAGGAACCGAAGGCCCATGAGGCCCCGCGATGCCGTCCTGTCCATCTTGGGGCCAAGATGTGGAGCAGCACCCTTATTCTCAGCGACGCTTGCGTTCTTGGACAATGACGGAGCATCAGGATATCTTCCGCCATCACTGTCCGAAAAGGATTGGTTAGTGTCGTTGATATCGATGCTCCCAAGAGACGACCGCCTCGTTGATCCCCTGGAATCGTCTTGATGAGCCCTCATAATACTGCAAGTTTCAGAAAACTGCCGAAACATGAATGGAGGGAAAAGGAGTGAAGCCTCCAGGCAATGCAGGCAGGGGATGGAAACCAGGATGAGTGGGAGAACGCTACGAATTGGACAATCATTGAGAGGCCAAGGATCAGTTTCCTAAAgataggaaaataaaattgggCTAATAATGTTTGTAGTTTCATCAATTCTGCCATTAATGTTCTTAAtacaagagaaagaaaatcattAACCAAAAATTCTTTCAGGAATTTAACAGAGTTTGAAGTTTGAACATTTTTGCGTATCGATGTTAATATAAGAGAGTTTCAACGTCTGCATAGATCCATCttttttcccaatttatttattttttcggtgCCCTTTATGATCAAACATCAGATGCACCAAACAATTGGAACATAAATTACATCCGTCGTAactgccctttttttttttgggaaaaagaTATTGATGGTACTAAAATCTTGCTATTTTGTGAATTTGAATCCTATAAGTTTGACTTTATAAAAGACAATCCTAAAACATTAGAAAAGTGATATATTTGGTCCATCTCGTAACTGACTGTTGACATGGACATAACACCATTAAAAATAATCCCAGTTGGCCGTCAATCGCTACACGTAGACCAGTTATCGCACGTCACTTTAATAGTTCTTAaagatttatataaaaaaaccataacaaagcaaatgaaaatcagaaaaaatgtaaaaaaaaaattagaaaagtaaaaggatttgaaaataaataaaatttaaaaatattttggcattttttaaatataaaaaaatcagaaaaataaaaaaataatttgaagtttttataaaataggaaaaaatatttaaaaaagaaaatacaaaaaatgaaaaaataaattttgacattttttataacataaaaaatttgaaaaaaggaCCCAACCTTGACCTATTGGAGCTGGAATGTAGGAGAGTGGCCTTCCCTCCCTCCCATCGAGGTTGATAGGGTCTCCAGTGCCTCTAGTGACCTCTTTCCTCGATGGGGAGGGAGGGTAGACCGGAAGGGCTCCCCAGAAGCCCTTTCGGTCTCCACTCCCTATTGATAAGGTCGACGAGGGCTAGGGGTGGGGGAGGTCAGGATTGAGGGAGCCCTTCCAGCCTCCCTTGTCTCCCAGCGAGGTTGCTGAAGGCACTAGAGGCCCTGTTGACCTTATTGGGAGGGATGGAAGGTTGGAAGGGCTCCCCATCTAGTCCTTCCCTTGGAACCCAGCCCCGTCGAGGTTGGGTCGtcctttttttgtatttattataaaatgtcaaattatttttccattttttgaattcttttgtatttgctttttttacatttttttcttatttataaaaatttcaaattatatttctatttttatgaattttttcaattttttcatattttaaaaaaatgccaaaatattttttaattttatttattttcaaatctttttttacatttttctaatttgcattcattttagttaattttattttatttttctaaatttattatgatttttttataaatcttTAAGAATTATTGACATGGCGTGCGATGGTTGGTGCACGTGTACTGATTGACGGCCAACTGGGATTGTTTTTAATGATATTATGTCCACGTCAGAGACCGTTAAAGGTCGGTTACAAAATGGACCAAgtctatcatttttttaaacgTTTTAGAATTGTTGTTTGCATAGTCATACTCATATGACTTAAACTCAAAAAATTGGGACCATTgcgatattttttttcctttcagtAATTAGGTAGTcaacattttcttttgatcataACTGAAACTGAAAGACCACTTAATTAATGCAAGAGTTAAATGCGGCGTAGatacaaatatattttccTTGTCATCTCTTTAGACTTCATTTACTTTTTggattcttttttctcttcctcttgTGAAATTCTACTTCGATTTCTGCTTCGCAACTTGTCTAGTTATAACATTTTTGTAACTAGGATGACCGTATTTCTTAATATTACAATAATTGGGATTCTTATATTAAAACTATTATTTATTAGtgattgtgttttttttttttcattataaaagAGGTTCATGAGTTTAGCACattaaattaatagaaaatctAACTAAGGTGCACAGGGTATAGTCCAAGCACAAGAATGGAAAGTAAAATTTctaatggcttgtttggtttataaatgtgattttaaaatcacaattttaacctaattctactaacaataaaacaaaataacttatacaaaattaaatagtggaccccatttataccactttttttcacaacaaaacaaaataactcatacaaagtcaaaagatGGATCATATTtttaccactctttttcaaaatcaaaatccaattttaaaattctactttgaaatcaaacgtAACATAAATTATTAGGCTCAAACTTTGTTCCATTGTACTACACTCCTTCTCATAATTGCGCTTCTATACTTTCAGAGTAATACACTAGCAATTTACCTGTGTGTTGCACGGGATTTTGATATGAGTTGCTTtataacatatttttttttaaatactaCACGTTTAGATTATAACAAATACTTTATATAAAAttgttcttaattttttttttgtttctaaCTATATAAGCTTCGTTCATTCTTTCAATATtgcataattatatattatatgtatgcaatgaaatatatgatttttggtttttcttcAGATTTAATACAAATATATCCATGCATTAATATGATTGGTAAAatacgaatatatatatatatatattaataattggcCATTCAGATAGGGGTATAagttcattttcttatattcgAAATGCAAGTGAATTGTTAGTGTAAAGTTTAAATAATacacatctttttttttaacttttgatCACGTTCTTTCCATTTCATTACGATAAATTTGAATGCTACTTTACCTTTTACATTATTCTCAGGTTACAATTTACTTACCTTACTTTATAATTGATGAAATAGAACACAAAGTAAAAGATCAACTTTAATATTCAGGTTTAACAGTTGggttattt from Punica granatum isolate Tunisia-2019 chromosome 3, ASM765513v2, whole genome shotgun sequence includes:
- the LOC116201221 gene encoding WUSCHEL-related homeobox 3; protein product: MSPAASARWCPTPEQLMILEEMYRTGVRTPSASQIQQITAHLSLYGKIEGKNVFYWFQNHKARDRQKLRRKLTKQLQQQQQQQQQQQQLFQQHLSPGCSFCPIYLDHHQCPASASAFRQLSCYNLPPSPPLASLSYPPQGGNIGGAESRSTMEYNSWRREIIGNDHQKADMEKSVMKMYSGGWMMVVDVDSSDRCPARPLQTLQLFPTTSTNLREDRENATVQPV
- the LOC116201272 gene encoding putative respiratory burst oxidase homolog protein H; this translates as MRAHQDDSRGSTRRSSLGSIDINDTNQSFSDSDGGRYPDAPSLSKNASVAENKGAAPHLGPKMDRTASRGLMGLRFLDRARTGKEDEAWRTIEMRYNQLAGNGKLPRDKFGACIGMGDSKEFAGELFDTLARRRKVSAGDGITKLELRIFWEDMMKRDLDSRLQIFFDMCDKNGDGRLTEDEVTEVIVLSAASNRLANLKQQAADYASLIMEELDPDQKGYIEMWQLETLLRQMVSQEERHKLRQQTQNLTKTMIPENYRHPLRRFFMLKIEMINDNWKRIWVVAVWVYINLFLFFWKFNMYKKTDKFKVTGYCICFAKGSAETLNLNMALILLPVCRRTLTKLRSTFLSTFIPFDDNINFHKLIASAIAMASFIHVVMHFGCNFPRITSCPRSLFMEIFGSAFHGHQPSYWDLVDNMSTVSGIIMSVIMAFSFMLATHWFRRNVIKLPGQFHHLAGFNAFWYAHHLLVFVYVFYVIHGLFLVFERPWYTKTTWMYIGGPVLLYTFERTLITDEVTHRVSIIKATVYTGNVLSLSMSKPLGFEYLSGMYLLVKCPTISNFEWHPFSITSAPDDDCLSVHIRALGDWTSELKNRFKKVCEDPSTKPRVQGLMKVATKVAVDFHEAEARNFPRILIKGPYGAPAQDYKKYDILLLIGLGIGATPFISIIKDILNHVKQKNLNNVGWRTKDEDAPEAWKSPERAYFYWVTREQGSFEWFKGVMDDIAESDQHNIIEMHNYLTCVYEEGDARSALIAMVQKLQHAKNGVDIVSQSKIKTHFARPNWGKVFSQLAAAHKSSRIGVFYCGSATLTKTLRNLCQEFSMESSTRFHFHKEKF